agaaaaatgaagattaaaagactgtcaagatattcttaaaccagctgggtctttcttttcagctgggttactGTAAATCTCCAGCTTTTTTTTTTCGCATAAGCTTTCATACCTCCATGtagatctcaatgggtggatttAGGAACTCCGGTGACGAAATGTCCCCTTCGTTTCCCCCAGACAGCGCCATTTGATAACTCTAAATCTCCTTGGGCTCCATATCCGGTAGGTCTGGTTCTCCCTCGTCTCCTGTTATATGGATTTGATTCCTTTTTGGGCTCTCTGATGGGTCTGtcaaatgggtctctccatgttctcTTTGAGGAAAGGACTTGCAAAATAAGGGAAAAGGGGGTCAGGGGTCCACTGGGGATGCCCCGGCGGAGACCctccgatgctcaagtcagatttacgAGTTAGAGTAGTGTGGATaagcaagagttgcagagagagaataagaaaaatggagttaaggaagaaggagccggagagagagagagagcctcCCTTGAAGGAGAAGACCCTCTAGTATATAGTGCTTTCCTGTCCTTTTCACtcaggcccgtacgtacggTTGTGTCAGAcccctgctccatgcgtaacggccatttaatgctCTCCAGAGCGCATGCGGGTAGGGCTGGTGAGTGATTGGGCCTACTCCCTTATGGGGCTTGTGCTCATACCTGATCTGGATCATCCCGGGTTGCCGGCCCAGACTCGTGAAGTCGAGCCGCCTCTCGAGCGTATGATCTGATGGGTTTTGGACCTGTGGCCTTCTTTTGGACCCGACCTTATTTCTGGGTTAGGAAAGATCTGGAGGTTATCAAACCCTAATCCCAAATTTCATATATCAATGGGTGAATTGATATTTTCGCTTTTAGGATTTGCCAAAAAAATTATATCCATGTAATGTGGCTTTGATATCAAGAGACtaaaaacataataaataaaaattttataataaaaaatattaaactttaataattaagataatatttatataataactgTAATCATTTTAAATgtataattaagattaattttaatattattaatttagattTACTAATTAGTGTATTAGGTTGATATTTCttgaaaaaaaatgagagagaAACACTTTTCCAAAAAATGAAACTTTAGAGCAAGTATTTATCAAATCATTGTTATGACATCAAAGTTGAGCATTTATCTTAAAATATCGAcccatatattttaaatgaattatcaTTTTTCTcaaagaaatttaaataattttttttataattagacTATTAAGAGAGtatattttatatgtataaaaagaaaaaaattttcaatgaattattttatcttCATTTTTGGAGGTCTTATCTTTAGAGATCTAGTTacggaaaatattatttttaaaagatcATCCTTTTAATAAGGTctttagaaaattatttttggaAATCTGACATTTAGAGATCTTACTCTGCATCTGCAGGTGTGCCTATGGAAGATCTTCATTTCAACCTGACTCTGAGGTCTTCCCCTCCTTGGAGGAAGCCTCTTTTCTAATCTGCATTTAGAGCTCTTTCCCTCTCTAGAGGAAAATTTCCCTTTCAATTTGTCCTTAGAGGTGTTCCTCTTTTTAGAGAATGCCTTCCCTTCCTTTCAATCCCTAGATTGTCTAGCACGGCCTATTTGGATTGCTTTTATTGGAGAGCTTTCTTCTAtcgtagtttttttttttttgtgccaACAATGATGAGCGCTTTTGGACAAGTTGGTGTAGTGATGTTTATTCTCTCCAGTCTCAAATGGGGTTAGATGGGTAAAGTCTTACAGTTTAAGGGTTCTAGAGTTCTGTTCAATTAATAgacaatatattttattattggcCCTAGTACCTTTTCTTTGCTGATGTAGGCTttggatttatttttaattttgaaaaaaaaaatcatttataaattttttataataatagaaaaatcaatCAACTGACTcgttaaattgaaaaattcagTGTAGATGCATTTATTGaatttacattatttattttgatattgagcGAAAATCTATTGTTTTGATTTATTGATTAAGCAGGAAGCTAAGTTATGTGatcctctttattttttaataaaacatacTGTTTGTTATTAGATGGAAGCTAAGTCAGTAGCTTTTATTTAGAGTAATTTTAAACtgctattaaattattattttaataatattaaaataactatTACTATAATAGTAttgtataaattttaaagtatagcAGTATTGCTGGACCTTAGAGACAAGTGGTTGTGGTGCTAAATTTCTTGGTTGTGGACTTATTGATAGAGAAGTTATTAGATGTCTGGGTCTTGTTGGGCATGAGTCCCTGTCTCTATTGGGCTGGATAGTTGATATGGAAtagaatttataataaaatacaatttcTGTATCAGTTTAAAGCTATTTAAGATCAAACacattttttaattctaaaatcgGTCCACAATATgctattaaattcaaattatattttatttttatttataaaatattactcAGGATTAtattagttattattattattttttatggtgAAGTGAAAGTTCAATAAAATCAAGAATTGAATGTAAATGATTATTTAGAAAAACCAAGCAAAGTAAAGAGGAAGTCAACTCAAGATCACAACTCACACATGTTAAAAAAGATTCCAACAAGCAAGGAACTCAGAATCTAAAAATCAACAATTTTTActcttgtttatgtaatagaatcaGAGGCAACTTCAAGTATCAACGCCAACCTTTTTTTATAGCACaggaaaattattaattaattttaattgttaaaaactataaaaaaaatatatatataaaattaattaattaattaattttttaatttgtattaaatagtaaattttctaaCAATGGAAAGAAAACTACCTAATAACCAAAACAGGGCTTTGCTTTACCCCCCAGAGACAGAGATAGATAGGCACACGCAAactagaaaattattattaaaaaaactaaaaaaagaaaagagccgACGAAGACGACTCAGGACTGACGGCCTCTTCACATTTCCTCGTGAGGACGGACGCGTCCTTTGCCTTTGAAAACGGGAATTTTTTAGCCTTTCCCTCCCTTTCCTTTCTATTCAATTCTTCTCTTTCTCCTCCCCTTTTCCTCCTTTCTTTCAACAACTTCAGAAATCTCTCTGAACCGCCACCTTAATTCCTTTCTCTTAATACTCGAAAGGGAGAGAGGGGGGAAGAAGACGATAACAATAAGCAGGAATAAAAATACGAGCTTGATTTAGTTTAGCTCGGtctcttcttttaattttattattattaataaaggtACCTGCAGACTTTGGTGGCGGTGGTGACTATGGATCTGAGCAGATTGCTGGTAGTTTTAACGGTGGTGGTTCTTTTTCAATTGGGTTCTGTGCGTTTAGCTTCTGGGAATTTCGTTTTTGAGGTCCAACATAAGTTTGCTGGTAGAGAACGCAGCCTTAGCGCATTAAAAGCCCATGATGCTCGCCGTCACCGCAGAATTCTCTCCTCTGTCGATCTCCCTTTAGGTGGTAATGGCCATCCTGCTGAAGATGGGTCAGtttctatataaatatattctttCGTCTTCTGTGATTAAATCCGGCTGTAATTTTTTTGGTTTCTTTTAATAAGTGAGGTGGTTATGTTTGATATTAATTGCTGGGAGGTTACTTTTTGGCACATATATATAATTGCAATTGGTTCTAGCTCCAGTCGTCATTGTTATCCTAGATTTATTTTTGCTGTTCTCTGTGCTTGGAATTGATATTGCAGCGAATTGGGTTTACTGGGAAGGAATCAATAATGTCTTTGTTGTTGCTATATTgctttttatttgatatttttcatGTTCATTACTTTCTTTGTTTTTGTATCCAGTACTCCTTTAATTTGgatttgttgattttttttttaatttttgttaaataTGCTGTAATTATCTTCTCCCTGACATAAATTCCACTATTCTGTTTCATTGTTGAGATGGAGGAAAATGAAAGAAACAATATCTAGAAACTTGCAAAATTTGATGGAATAATCCCCTCCCCCCCACAAACTCATGGTTGTTTTGCGTAACTCATATTGGCTGCTTATATGATTTCTTTCATTTATTTCTTTAGCCTTTACTTTGCTAAAATTGGGCTTGGGAATCCACCAAAGGACTATTATGTGCAAGTTGATTCTGGAAGTGACATACTATGGGTGAATTGTGCCAACTGCGACAAGTGTCCTACAAAAAGCGATCTTGGTGTATGCTTCTTTGACAATTAAGCTAAATCTCTCTATATTCTTAATGCATTCATAAAGTTGTTCACAACACATTAAAGTTCATCCTGGCTGCTTACTTAGTTTTATATTGACCTTCCTTTTGAGGGATatttttctttatggtttttcaTTATAACAGGTAAAATTGACATTGTATGATCCAGCAAGTTCTGCTTCTTCATCAAGGATCTATTGTGCTGATGACTTTTGTGCTGCTACATACAATGGTGTGCTTCAGGGTTGCACAAAAGACTTGCCTTGCCAATACAGTGTTGTTTATGGTGACGGAAGTGGTACAGCTGGATTCTTTGTGAAGGACGATTTGCAGTTTCAAAGTGTGACTGGAGATCATCAAACTGCTTCAGCAAATGGAAGTGTTATATTTGGGTGAGTTGGAACCTGGGATGATCACAGTAAATTGCCTAGTTTTGTTTTTGCAAAAACACCTTCAGTACTTTTGGCCATTAGATGTATGAAGAACTTTAAATTGATATACAATATTGAAGCATATGCTTGTGGTGTAACTTCTGTTGGTTAAATTAGAGCCTGAGCTGTGGTTTTGGAAAGGAAGGAAAATCTGCTTAGAGAATTATTTTTCTGGGTGCATTTACTGGCTAAATGGTAAAATTAGCTATTAATTTTGAGAATACTTGTTTGTGTTTGTATATACACAGATACTTCCATGCTACCAAACTCTAGTTCTGGTCATCGGACAAGAACTTTTATATTGTTAAACTAGTCTATATCACCAAAAACATTAGCTATATCAAGTAAAAAGAATTCAGGATGTTAAATTACTAATGTGTTTTATTCTTGAAATTGATTAATGCTTTCTCTATTAGATGGGTTTGCACTAGGAATGAGCTCAATACCAAGATAGTTGTTTGAATTAGTGCCTGTGGATGCAGTATGGAATAGGGTCTAGTGGAGTAAATACTCAAACCTCttcctctctctttctctataCTATGTGTATGTATATTTATAAGCTGACCCTTTAGAACAAAGACTGCCCCACAGAGCATGACTGCCTGGTTCAATGTGGGAGAGTGTGCATGAGCAAGTGTGCTTAATTTTTGGTTTTCAGGTGTAGATGAATTTTGTGGAATTCTTTCTTCTTTCCATTGACAAATTTTCTCTAATGGGGACAGGTGTGGAGCGAAACAATCTGGGGAGTTAGGTACATCCAGTGAAGCATTGGATGGAATACTTGGTTTTGGGCAAGCAAACTCGTCCATGCTTTCGCAACTTGCTGCAGCAGGAAAGGTTAAAAAAATGTTTGCACATTGCCTGGACAACGTAAATGGAGGTGGAATCTTTGCTATTGGGGAGATAGTCTCACCAAAAGTAAAGACAACACCAATGGTAGCAAATCGGTATGTGGCTCTAGCTTATCTTTCTTATTGTTTTTGTGCAATATTTATCCTCATGAACTGATGCTTCTATTAACTTGCTCACCTTTTTCTCATATTGCAATTGAGCTTGCTGCACAGACTCTGACTACAACACATTCGTACGAATAGaggaatcaaataaaaaaaaagagtaaaccGAATAATATAGAAAGGGCATATAGTAAACAAGGGAAAGGGAGAAATAAAAATCTGCCACAACTATAGAATTCTGCGAAAGTTTCTTGTCTTGCTCCTTCCTTTAATTAGAATAGTTTTGCTTCTAAATGTTAGCTACAATGGCACAAACATGGGAAATATCTAAATCCTCCTGTTGCTTGTGTATTTTTCATCAAAGGAAAGTTAGAGTTTAGCTTTCCCTCATTGCATTGGAGAAGTTGCTAATTGTTGCTTTTCTCTGAACTTATATAGAATGaaagttaataatttaaaatggaGTCTCTGGTTATCATTTTCAAGGTTTTTTACTTCTTAAAGTGGTGTTGCCAAGCATTGGTCATGTGTTCTTCTCATTGTGGATGAGAAGAAAACACATATTGTCCTACCTAAGGTCAattaaagcttttttttttttggttttgtaaaaaaatattggTAGGCTACAAGTGCATATCAAATTTCCAGGGCCCCTAAATTGATTATTTATTaggtaaattatactttaatccctggattttaacataattaacatattaatcCTTCATTTTCAAAATCGAACACTTAAATTCCTGAATTTACAATCCATCCAAATTAGATGTCCTTCCGTCCATAAAATCTATCAGTCAAATGTTTAAATATGGTAAAAATATAGAGGATATATTTTCATACCAATAATACCCTTCCCTTCCTAATTTCTCTCTCACACACCATAGGAGACTTTTCAGGAAAATTTTCCAGGAACCTCAATTCCATCTGTACTCAACACAACACCAGCAGCGTTACCAAATCCTGCATCCTATAAAACATGGTGTCCTCAAAAAATCTTATCAGCAAACACCTCCTAAACTTCCATACTCAGGTAAAAGATGTGGATTGAACCCATTCCTTAAGCCAAATTCCAGTATCCAGTCTCAAATTCCCAATGCCAGCACCTTATTCAGCGATTACAAATTGAAGAAATTCAACTAATTAGAGTCCATCAATTCACGACAACAGATATAAATCACATAGGATCAATGAATATCATGTTGAGCTCTTCTAAATTGCTCAGTCTTCTGAATTGAGTCGTACTCTTCTCAATCAGTAATTCTTGAAACTAAATCACCAGGCTTGGAATTTGGATTATCAAAACCCACAACCTCTGGCACGCCAAATCCTTGTATGGGCTTCATCAACCAAGTGAAGCAGGCAAATATATGAGATAGTAATTCTAGAGTGTGGTTTTCTTTGTGGCATTGGTCATGGTGTTGTAAAAGAAGTGTGCTTAATTTTGGATAACTTAAAAATCTTTCAACTACCATTATATAAttcttgagaaaaaaaaaggttttgaaaatttgagaaaataaagagaaatcccAGCTAGGGACAAAGGGAGGAATGTAAAAGCCATAGTAGTCTTTTGGCCTACTTTTCATGTAGGGATCACAAGACCTGTAGAGATTCTTCGCCAAAAAGGCTCCTGACCCTTATGGCGTTTTGAGCTATGAAGTCTCGATTCCCATTTCCATAGTGCCCTATCTATATAGTGATTAAATATCACCAGTTTATTCTCTACTGTTACTTCTTCCATTTTGATCAATTTAATTTACTTCCTTTATGGAACACTCAACAACAGCCAATTCAAATGCCATAACCTACAAAGGGGCATTTATTCTCTGCTTTACAAGTGGATCTGAAGGCGACGACGATgatgaatatatattatttgtgGATTAGAACTGATGCACATATCTTGTTTGTTGAAATGTTTAAGAGTGTTGATGTCAATATTTGAGAATGacacttttttttctttagggCCTTTCAAGTTAATCAAGGGTAATATGATAATTTCAAGTTCCACTAACAGAAAATTTGACGGAAGGGTGTCTATTTTGGATGGATCGAAGATTCAGGGATTTAagtattcgattttaaaaatatagggatcaATTTGTTAATTACGCTAAAGCTGAGGGACTAAAGTGTAATTTACTcttatttattatgaatatttgGTGGAAAGAAGTTAgatgattattaattttttctctgatttgttctctttttatatataaaaaatggaTTTTCCTCGTCTCTTATTGAAGGATTTTTTCCTTTTGCATTTCCCCTTTAATTAGGTCAGATCTTGGTTATTGATTTTTTTCCCCTGAATTATACTTTAGGCCACATTACAATGTTGTTATGAAGAAAGTAGAGGTGGGCGGTAATGTTCTGGAACTTGCAACAGATACATTTGCAAGTGGAGATCAAAAAGGAACAATAATCGACAGTGGTACTACACTGGCATATCTGCCAGAGTCAGTTTATGAGTCAGTGATGAATAAGGTACCTAATATAGCTCACATTCCTCCCGTTTGATGTTTTTTTGTTACTGCATGTAGGACTTGGACTGAATTTATTTGTTCTGATGACTTAGATTATGGCTCAGCAACCTGGGTTGAAATTGCATACTGTTGAGGAGCAGTTTATGTGCTTTAAGTATAGTGGAAGGTAAGGTGTCAAGTGCAATTATTCCTAGCTTTGGGACCTGTCTTAAATTTgaaagttatttaaattttgcTATGGTAAATGTTAGTTCTGTCACCATCCATGATTTTTAGACCACATGGGGTGAAGCCTGTAGGATCCCTACAAGAATGCCTCATCCTATCAGGGAAAAATTGAGTTAGAACAATGCTCAGTGTCTTCTGTGACATTATGATCCTTATTTTTGCTGCTAATCCAAATTACTAGTTTAAATGCATTTGACTGTTGATCTGTTATCATAAGCGTAAGACTTCTCTAATTTTCTTTGCTCCCCATACTCTTCCAGTGTTGATGATGGATTTCCGGTTGTCAAGTTTCACTTTGAAGATTCGCTTACTTTGAGCATTTATCCACATGAGTATCTGTTCCAAATTCGTGTAAGTAAACATTTTTTAAGGTTAATGACAATCATCAGTTCAGTGCTTTGTTGTATTGTTGTTTATGTTAAGTGCTGTGCATTTCATATATAACATTTTGATGAAGAATGTGCCCTGCCAGATACTGTGGTGGTTATGTTGCAGTGCTGCTGCGAATGCTCTGTAATATTTATTGTTCTATTGATGTAACTTTTTCTCTTTTGTCATCCTTTTTAAGTTAGAGCATGGGACTATGGGTTCATTATTAACTAACACAAGTCCTAGAAAGAGAAAATGTTTCTGCCTTTCTGGGGTTGGTGAAATTTACTACTAGATAGGTGAATGAAATATGTAGGGTTTAAATCTTCCAGAAGGCTTTTCCTCTGGTTTTTATTAGTTAAGTATTAGCAAACGTCAGATTCATTTTAATTAGTAGCAACTACAAAGGAGATGTTTAAAATACTTTAGATAGATTGTGATGATGCATCTACCAAGTTAAATTCTCTTTCATACTAGTTCCTGTTTGTACCTATGCAATTCTGATGATATATTGACAAAAGCTGAATTATGGTTTTTGTAATTAACTCAATGCTTCTAAACCTTATCCTGAACTGGTTGTCATTCTTGGATCTAATTTTTGTTAAGTGGTAGATTGTTAGAAATAGCGTCCTTGATATTGGGATGATCGTTGACCTACCTAGTCCCTTGTGGATTTAAGAATTTTGCAAAACATATAATGAAATATATGGTCATTATCTTAATGGTAAATATTAATCGAGGGTAATGGATCAAAGGGTTTGGGGTTGTTTAGTCGTTGAGGCCTGAGTGTGAAAtgctttgaaagaaaagaaaaccctAAGCTATGTTTTTGTTCCAAAAGTTTGGTATGATGCTTTCATTACTTAGCAATTGTATCGATAAAGCATAGCAAGGATTGCGTTGAGAACTTCACAAAATTAAGTGGGTGAGAAATATAGTATCCCACATCAATGGGATAGAAGAGTTGTTAAGGGTTTATAATTTGAGTTAACCATTTTAGTCAGTTTTAGCTTGACCTTACAATTGGTACCAATGGCACCCTGGCTCAAAAAAATTGTATAGAGTTGCTTGCAAGTAAAGAGCTGTTTGTGAGACGAGGTGTAGCCGTCCGGGCACTAGTGAACCACAGTATCCGAGGGTCTGATCCTCGCTTTTATGATGCTCCATAATTTTTAAAGACtgctgagtttttttttttagtaagaAGTTTggtacattatttttttttaaaaaaaaagaaattataatgacttaattcttttatttggcTTTGGTCATAATAACTTTTTCTGGCCAAATGATACACTATTTTCATGACTTTTTACAGGATGATGTTTGGTGTGTTGGTTGGCAAAACAGTGGGATGCAATCTAAGGATGCTAGGGACATGACTCTTCTTGGAGGTATGGTCCTTAATTGGGTTTTCATTCTAAATTTAGTTATCATTTTATATAATGTAGACTGTGCAATGGTGATGAGCACTTCTAGATTAAGTCGATCTCATCCTAGACTGCACAACTGCCTATTTAAGGTCACGGATTCTGCTTTATAGCAAGTTAAAACTGATAGCAGTTGTCTTAAATTGAATAATGAATAGCTGAATACTCCCATGTACCTCTTATCTCACAAGTTAGTAGATGACTTGGAACATCATTTATTATAGAGAGATTTAGAAAATGTAAGACTTGCCAATCTCCTTGGCAATTTAAATTCGTTTGATTTCACTCTTTTTCTTACCAAGCTTCTTAGAGCCTTCTTGTTATCTTTTGGGTTCTGCTGCACATGTTTTGATTTGCTAATTAAGCTGGTAGAAGCTGGATAGTTGAATTGTGCTGAATTGGCTGAAGCAGATGAGATAATAAATTGTTTTGATATTCATTAGTTGGAAAGTAAATATAAAAGCATCAGTTTATAACTTACTAATTATTTTCAATGCAGATTTGGTGTTTTCAAATAAACTTGTTTTATACGATATGGAAAAGCAGGCAATTGGATGGACAGAGTACAACTGTGAGTACCTCTTCAACTCAATTATATAGTTTTATCATATATGCATACATCTATCTGTTTACtggttttatatataaataaaataaattccatCTCCTGCTTTTGTTTAGTGATGTATatcaaatgaaaatttaaagttGTTCCCAATTCTGGCATTGGGTTGGTGGCGATTGAATCAAAGACTTATTCTTGCCTTCCTGTTTGTGTGTTGTTGATTATTTTAGGCTCTTCAAGCATCAAAGTGAAAGATGAAATTTCTGGTGCAGTGTATTCTGTTGGGCATCACAATGTTTCTGCAGCTTCCCAAATGATAAGTGGAAGAATCATAACATTTTTGGTATTAGCGTTTGCTGTATTCCATAGATTTTGGTAAACTTCAACATTCCTTGTACAATAATGTAATGATCACAGGTCTCCTTGGTATAGTTTAATTGTTGAGTACAAGGCTTTCTCCACACACACCCACATAgacctttttatttatttatttatttattttatttatttgtagtGAATAGATGTTTTTTGTATACTTGGCTTGTGTTTTTTGGGAAttaaatcattatttatttcGAGTTGGCTGCATTATTAAAATGTTGCAGAATATGATAAAAACCTCACCTTTCTTACTATTAAGGTGGAGATATTCCTTCAAATTAATCTCATAATTAGACTGTTCCAAGGCATTAGTGGTTGGCCCATTTCAAAATTATAAGCAacctttttatataataaagtaTGATTTATGTCCTTGATTATAATAAgagcaaaaaaaattaaataaatgtaaAGCGAAGAACAATCCAAAATTAGTAATATAAAGAACAAAACTCTTGACACTTGAATGAATTGTTGgtaatataaataatagaaaagcATAATTGACAAAATAtaaacattaatttaaattttttatgaaaattaaagtaaataatagtATTGTTCtcgataaataaatatttaaatataatagtttcaatttttattttctataaaaatatattattataaaaattataataatgaaataaatataaaatatataaaaatataatttataataaaatattatatttattttgaaattaattaatattaattttttaattcgctcaatctatttttaaattatgtaaCTGAATTAACAATAGaatttagtaattttatttttttataaaaattataaattatcaataaaaataatttatgcatattttttttcatatcaataatatcatcaataaattaattataaaatataaacaaaataaaatcatgttgaaaataattaatttttataaattaaaatattatattaaaaatttttaaaataaaaagatgcataaaaataataaataaattattttgattatcttGAAACTTAatttaacatattaaaataaCTCGTACTGACataaacttaattaattatatgatttttaattattttttttaaaaaaataaaattaatattaccaactttatatatatattaaaattttactttattatctcataattatcatctaataaatttaaactttgtattttataatttaatgttataactattattttaattttttaaataaatataaatatcattattatttaaataagttatattattattttatattttaaataaaaatatttatctatcattttaatattatctaaattaaaatttattataaaaatcttatctcaaaataattatttattaactttaaattaatttaaataaaaaaattattattcactttaaaattttaatataataattaataatataaataacaacTTATTATCCTAtaac
This genomic interval from Manihot esculenta cultivar AM560-2 chromosome 12, M.esculenta_v8, whole genome shotgun sequence contains the following:
- the LOC110628659 gene encoding aspartic proteinase 36 isoform X2, whose product is MDLSRLLVVLTVVVLFQLGSVRLASGNFVFEVQHKFAGRERSLSALKAHDARRHRRILSSVDLPLGGNGHPAEDGLYFAKIGLGNPPKDYYVQVDSGSDILWVNCANCDKCPTKSDLGVKLTLYDPASSASSSRIYCADDFCAATYNGVLQGCTKDLPCQYSVVYGDGSGTAGFFVKDDLQFQSVTGDHQTASANGSVIFGCGAKQSGELGTSSEALDGILGFGQANSSMLSQLAAAGKVKKMFAHCLDNVNGGGIFAIGEIVSPKVKTTPMVANRVDDGFPVVKFHFEDSLTLSIYPHEYLFQIRDDVWCVGWQNSGMQSKDARDMTLLGDLVFSNKLVLYDMEKQAIGWTEYNCSSSIKVKDEISGAVYSVGHHNVSAASQMISGRIITFLVLAFAVFHRFW
- the LOC110628659 gene encoding aspartic proteinase 36 isoform X1, whose product is MDLSRLLVVLTVVVLFQLGSVRLASGNFVFEVQHKFAGRERSLSALKAHDARRHRRILSSVDLPLGGNGHPAEDGLYFAKIGLGNPPKDYYVQVDSGSDILWVNCANCDKCPTKSDLGVKLTLYDPASSASSSRIYCADDFCAATYNGVLQGCTKDLPCQYSVVYGDGSGTAGFFVKDDLQFQSVTGDHQTASANGSVIFGCGAKQSGELGTSSEALDGILGFGQANSSMLSQLAAAGKVKKMFAHCLDNVNGGGIFAIGEIVSPKVKTTPMVANRPHYNVVMKKVEVGGNVLELATDTFASGDQKGTIIDSGTTLAYLPESVYESVMNKIMAQQPGLKLHTVEEQFMCFKYSGSVDDGFPVVKFHFEDSLTLSIYPHEYLFQIRDDVWCVGWQNSGMQSKDARDMTLLGDLVFSNKLVLYDMEKQAIGWTEYNCSSSIKVKDEISGAVYSVGHHNVSAASQMISGRIITFLVLAFAVFHRFW